A segment of the Populus alba chromosome 9, ASM523922v2, whole genome shotgun sequence genome:
CATGGGATTGCGGTGTCGATGGTGGCATAACCAGCCAAGCGCCGAAGATCACAACAAAGCATACGTACAGGGATGCTTTACATATACAGATGAAGCAGGAGCAATCGGTTTTGGTTGATGACCGGACGGTGAGGGTTGATGCTGGTTTTCAACGGATGTACAAGGGAACACTTCCATGCtggatattgaaaaaacatgaagagCGATCAACCCTTAGTCCGatgatcaaaaatatatatcaaattaaattgcaAGGGATTTGATCATCTCAATATTTACATGCAGTTTTTATAATGATCGGTGATGGAAATAAGGGTATAGAAAAActttcaagaagaagaagataacgATTGAGAATATATTAGATCTTATTAGGGAAAATTACTTCTTTACAGTTCTTTACTGGCATACGATTTCCCTCttctattttcaaaaaataaaaatcatttctcTATCCGgctatttggaaaaaaaaaaaatcttataaaactTGTGATGGTAACTCTCCCTGATGCGAGTGGGTCTGCTGTGTAGCAAGAGAATAAATAAAGCCTATTATTCACACCTTAGTTATAAAAACTATAACAACTTTTGACCAACTTGATTATTTCGTTTGGTGTTGCTGtctgtggttgttttttttttttttttttttttttagttttaaattattttattattttttattgttttaatgtgataaaattaaaaatacattattttaatatattttaaaacaacaaaaacactttaataaataatttctacCATGTAACCATACAGACACTTAGAATTCAGGTCGCCTGTAACCTTGTAAtgctctaattaaaaaaaaaaaaaaaaggtttaatttcATCAGTTGATccaagaattttattttgtaaaaaaatataagtttgatatttaaaaaaaaaaaaatagaaaacaaccCTTCTAGTTCACGATGTGACTCTTGCCGGGAAGCGGTATCTGTCTCGGGTTTTACAGGTATGAATTTCACACTTTACAGTGCATatagaataaattaatattgtagGAGTAGGGCCCTGTCTGCACCGGAGTACCTTTATGGAGCAACTTGAACAAGTAAGGTACTAACCCGGTGAGCCCCATAAATAGAACGGCCGGCCATCTTTATATAACGAGATGTCAATTAATTTTGTCGCTGTTTTTAATACCGTAACCCACCTCTCTATTTTTATAGAAAGACAATGATTTTattatagatataaaataaGTCTTATACCTGCAAATCatttatgaaaagataaaataaataaatcaataaaaaaaatatcttattcatatatataaaaaaatacaactataCACAAAAGCATAAACTTGTATTGAAACACTTGATTTGACAAGAATtcatttaaatcttaaaaattatcatatgtATTAAAAAAGCTTTATTGATAAATATCAAACATGCTTAATATATGAAGTGAATtaaggtccttttttttttcagtttcagcatgcttaatatatatatcaataatatatatatatattatgctgaaaacatttaatatatacaaagaaagagagaggggggatatattaagtgttttaaacctacaaatataaaatatttaaattgtgaACAACACTATAACACCaaataatattatcttttatattttttagtaaaaaaatattattaaatctgaCTTAACTAGGATTTAAAAACCATGTCGCATTACTTTTTAGGAgcatttcaaatgaaaaaagtattattttgaaaagctaaattgataaaataatattttaaataatataaatataattattatttttttaccaatatATGCCCCAATGagaaaaaaccatttcaaaagCTAATTATATTAAAGTAGGAGAaagaagtgttttatttttttcttaataagtttgatgttattttttttacatggctatatttaattggtttattgttttgatggctatattttattggttttggtttttttaaaagatatgtaggaataatgtttataaaaaaaataatttaatattttctttaaaatatataaaaaaaacaagctaaaataatattttttttaatatttaaatctcCATTTAGCATAGCGGTTGGAGATGCTCTAGGATAAATTAGTTTAGCTTTGGCCCCAATATTATTCAATTAGCATCCCTTCACCTTTCTCTCCATCCCCATAAAGCAAAGAAAGTGGTCCTACCGTCCTTcactttaatattattcaaacaTTACTTTCTactatttctttattttgttttcattttattaatcaCTCCTCTCTATTTCTTGGAATATTGATGTTGACGAGATAATCTCAGTCTTGATTCTCTCACCTTTACAGCTCCCTGGCTACCTACAACAGACCGAAGCTATTTTGTTTACCAAACGCGAGGCATGCCATCCATCattgatgtgttttttcttttgcataaagagattctttgtttttttgttttttttaaaaaaaaaattaattttattttaatatttttaaattattttaatgtagtaatataaaaaaaaaatttaaaaaaaaaaatatattattttaaaaaaataaaaaatatattttttaaaaaaaacattgataatgTAACTAAAGTTTTTAGTTTCTATGTATCAAAAGCAAAAGCACTTGTCGAGTATAATCACATAACACAAAACATGTATAAAGACTAAGTTTTCTCGTGGTTGCTATAGTTCATGActggttaatttattttaaataattttaaaaaaaatatagttcttTTACGTTTCTcactttttaaatcttttaatttcagattttttaatGAAGATTTTGTATCCTTAGTTGATGTTATGTTCCAGCTAGTTTGGGATCCCATGGCAAGTCAACTAGATTCCAAACCCTTCTGCTAgacaaagtttaataataatacttattatacatattttaaattttaaaaatgaaaatacgtctcaatatataaatagttaaataataaacacaacttccttataacataatttttttttttctatttgctaAGAGAATATTActgaatatataaaatagaaagcATGCGTAGCTTACTAAAATAGAAAGCATGCTaagagaatttttttatctagtttaaGTATggtttttactaaaaaaaaaaactatgatctaGCCGTTagacaaagataaaaaaaaattcattagaaAATTATTCAGGTCACACGTCATCAATctcttttcaagaaaatatctGCAGACGTTTCCAAATTCCAAGAATTTTTAGTTaatcaacaattaattaaacTGCTAACCAAGCTTagtttaatttaagaaaataataataatactgaaAAAGACAATAATCTCTTTATTCTCTCTTATATCTCCCCCTTGTCCATCGGTCACAGACACGCACTTCACTTCACTCTCAACTTCTTCCATGGCTCCATTTCTCTCCTCTTCCatccccctcctcctcctctccttTCTCCCTCTCCTCTCCCTATCCTTCTCCACCGTTGATCAACCCTACAAAACCTACATCATTCGCATTGATTCTCAATCTAAGCCCTCCATTTTCCCCACTCACTACAACTGGTACACCACTGAATTCACTAGCACCCCACAAATCCTCCACACTTACGACACCGTTTTCCATGGCTTCTCCGCCATACTAACACCAGACCGCGCCGCCACTCTCAGCCAACACCCATCAGTCCTCGCCGTGATCGAAGATCAACGGAAACAACTCCACACCACTCGGTCTCCTCAGTTTCTTGGACTCAGAAACCAACGGGGGCTCTGGTCGGATTCTAATTATGGTTCTGATGTTATCATTGGCGTTTTGGATACTGGGATCTGGCCTGAAAGACGGAGCTTCTCGGATGTCAATCTTGGGCCGGTTCCTGGCCGGTGGAAAGGAATCTGTGAAGTTGGCGAAAGATTTACAGCAAGAAACTGCAACAAGAAGCTGATCGGTGCCCGTTTTTTTACaaaaggacacgaggcagtggGTGGGGCTATGGGACCGATTAGTCCTATCAATGACACTCTGGAGTTTAAGTCTCCGCGTGATGCCGATGGTCATGGGACTCACACGGCATCAACTGCGGCAGGAAGGCATGCGTTTCGTGCTAGCATGGAAGGTTTTGCAGCGGGGATTGCGAAAGGGGTAGCTCCGAAAGCACGTTTGGCTGTGTATAAAGTTTGCTGGAAGAATGCAGGATGTTTTGATTCTGATATTTTAGCTGCTTTTGATGCTGCTGTTAAAGATGGAGTTGATGTCATCTCGATTTCCATTGGTGGTGGTAATGGGATTTCGGCGCCTTATTATCTTGATCCGATTGCCATTGGTGCTTACGGAGCGGCTTCTAGAGGGGTTTTTGTTTCCTCTTCGGCTGGGAATGATGGGCCTAATTTTATGTCAGTTACGAATCTTGCTCCTTGGATTGTTACTGTTGGTGCTGGAACAATTGACAGGAGTTTCCCTGCTGTTGTTGTTCTTGGTAATGGGAAGAAATTATCTGGTGTTTCGCTATATGCTGGTTTGCCATTGAGTGGTAAAATGTATCCTCTGGTTTATCCAGGGAAATCAGGGGTTTTGGCAGCGTCACTTTGTATGGAAAATTCGTTGGATCCTAAGATGGTGAGAGGGAAAATTGTTGTTTGTGATCGCGGAAGCAGTCCAAGAGTGGCTAAAGGGTTGGTTGTCAAGAAAGCTGGAGGTGTTGGTATGATTCTTGCTAATGGAGTTTCTAATGGTGAAGGATTAGTTGGTGATGCTCATTTAATTCCTGCTTGTGCTCTTGGTTCTGACGAGGGTGATGCTGTTAAGGCCTATGTTTCATCAACGTCGAATCCGGTTGCTACTATTTCTTTCAAGGGTACCGTGATTGGAATCAAACCAGCTCCAGTTGTTGCTTCGTTTTCAGGTAGAGGACCAAACGGAATAAGCCCGGAGATTCTTAAGCCGGATTTGATTGCTCCCGGTGTGAACATTCTTGCTGCTTGGACTGATGCTGCTGGTCCAACTGGATTGGAATCGGATCCACGAAAAACTGAATTCAACATCCTTTCTGGCACTTCAATGGCATGTCCTCATGTAAGTGGCGCGGCAGCCTTGCTTAAATCTGCCCACCCAGATTGGAGTCCAGCAGCGATTAGGTCTGCAATGATGACTACCGCGAATACATTCAACAATCTAAACCAGCCAATGACCGATGAGGCCACTGGAAAGGTGTCGTCACCATATGATTTGGGTGCGGGACATCTCAATCTTGATCGAGCAATGGATCCAGGGCTTGTTTATGATATTACAAACTATGATTATGTGAACTTTTTGTGTGGAATTGGATATGGGCCAAGAGTAATTCAGGTGATCACACGATCACCTGTGAGTTGTCCAGTGAAGAAACCATTGCCAGAGAACCTCAATTACCCTTCTCTTGCAGCGCTGTTTTCAAGCTCAGCTAAGGGAGCATCAAGCAAGACATTCATTAGAACAGTCACCAATGTGGGTCAGCCAAATGCCGTTTATCGTTTTACAATCCAAGCTCCGAAAGGGGTTACAGTGACAGTGAAACCACGAAAATTGGTGTTCACTGAGGCCGTGAAGAAGCGGAGCTTCATTGTAACCATAACAGCCAATACCCGGAATCTGAGCATGGGTGATTCGGGTGCTGTATTCGGGTCAATTTCGTGGTCGGATGGGAAGCACGTTGTTAGGAGTCCCATTGTGGTGGCCCAGATGGATCCCTTGTAAGCCTGTTACTTTCAATCCGATCATGTCTTTTTGATCGATAATGTTGATTGGTAGGTGGTTAAGCACGTGCTTACTGCTTATATAGCAATAGAGAGTGTAAGGCAGCTTAAGTGTAGAGCTTGCTACGCAGAAGAGTGTGGCTACCCTTCTTTCTGTGGCTGCCATGTTAGGAACAAGGCCAAGAACTGGTTTACAGGGGTGGCTAGTGTgagttcttttcttcttctttttaaccttttttctttgttaaattatatatgttgccatccttttctttcatgtaATGTTGTATGTATAAACTTGACAAGTTTATATAAGCAATAGTTTAATAGATAATAGTCATTTTGATGTTTCTGAAGACtctttattttcatgaaaattgtttttgaaaaatatttgatattttttatatattttttagattgttttgatataatgttattaaaaataaattttaaaaaataaaaagatattattttaatatatttttaaataaaaaatatattttttaaaagaaaactttaCCTTTCATATGTCTTATATCAAGACAAACaataattaagataataattgagattatagaaaatattattagtttgtTTTCATTATCTCTGTTTTCCATATCTTCATGTATCAAGACAATAATTAAGCGTTATTAGTTTGTTTATTGAAGGGTATTTGAAATAGCAGTAATCTTTACCTTTCATGTATCTCATATCAAGataataattaagattataggaaatattattttttaaattattttttatttataaatataataaaataataatgttttaaattttatttttaataataacacatcaaatcaaatacaaaaccataaaaaagtcaacaaaacTATAGTTGAGCTTCTGCTGCAAACAAACACCTCTTCATTAGATTGCGGCACTGGTATTGGCTTTATTAAAGCTTTTACACAAGTCAATAGGTTGCAGCTGTCTACATAATGGTCTGTTTGAAACTTGGAGTTTTACTAGTTTCTTTTATTGACTTCTTCTCATGGCCTTTTAGCGAcatataataatgttttaagtTAGATTGTGAttgatttatgaaatattttttatttaaaaatatattaaaataatatgttttttattttttataaaattatttttgatatcaatacattaaaataatttaaaaatatcaaaaaatattaatctaaaaaaaatttaattttttttaaaatacttttaaaatataaaatcaaacaagactagaaaatttttttgtaaGCTTATGCATGCTTGGATTATTAACTCttgtgaaacaaaaaaatcgTATAGAAAATATGGAATGTGGAATTGTCACCCACCAGATATTCTTCTTAAAGGTGGATGATTAGTAAGATTCAAAATGCTTTAGCTTTAGTGTTTTACACCTGagttttgattatatttttgaaatccgATCCGATCATTGACCCAGTCGACCCTCTGGGTCACGGGTCAGGTGGgtcaacccgggtcaacccgggttaacccaaaaaaacctatatatatataaaaaaaaaacgcataaCTAATTACAATATAACACTTacttaaaccaaatttaaattataaactaatAACATTGTTAATCACACAATACAGATTCAACACAATACACTGAAATAAAATTCACTACTGTGATTCACTACTGTAAATCACTAATCTGATTTggcaagaaaaaattaacactTAAACTAGCTTAAACCAGCTGTGATCCTAAATCACTAAATCTGATTTAGCACTGTTAACGAGTTCATTAATCTTTAGAGTTTTACTAACGATTAAAGTTTTTAGCTTGAGTGATTCCTTGTTATGCTATCTAAGCCgttttaatcaagtttttatattcacaatattcaaaacataacatggaCAACCTTGCATATAATGTCTTGACAGTTTTGTAAGCATGTTtccttcaaaacataacaacTTTGTCACTCTAAAGATCCTAAGGCTTTTGTTTGTTATAAACAATTGAAATCGAAGACCTGACCTGCAGAACTTCgatgaaaaacatgaaatagTTTGTGTAGGCTAAGCCAAAGTAAAATTCAAACCCAATCAGAGGTGCACCAAAATCTTTCCAGCCGGATGTGAACTAGCATGCATGTTTATTTTCATCGGTCAACTCTCAGGTCAAAGGATCAACATTGATCAATATTGTTCAAACCTGTTGTGGGTTGAAAATTGCTGCCAGAATCTGATTGTTACGTTAGCCTGCAGCACTTACAAAAGTTAACGGCGATGGAATATGGGAAGTTCAGGGTTGCAAAAGCTGAAGCACATCAAGACAACCTAACCTCCAATTTGAACATACAACAAAAAACCTCCAATTTGAACATACAgcaaaaaacttgaattttttaaacctTGTATTATATAAGCTAGTTTCATCTAAACCGTTTTAATCAAGTTTTCATGAATTCAAGTTTTTGGGCCGATCAGCATATGTAGCTCATCCTGCTCATGTTAAATTTGGCACTGCTTTGTTTCCTACCTTGGAGAAGGTAATTGTGATCGACTACGTCCCCAAAATCAGTAACAACATTCATCATGCAAACAAcaaagttcttatttttttggcagAAGTTGAAATCGGGCTAGAGAAACTGAGTTGATtggcagaaaaaaaaacaaaaatcaagctAGAGAAACATACCTGAGATGACTAGGCTACGATTGAATCGATGGCTTGGGCTCGATAGCTCGACGTCCCCTGCCCCCTCTGCTCCTCAGCTGGGTTTCAAAGAGGAATTAGGTTACTGATTTAATGGTTTTGGTGCGTTCTTCATCAATCTTTCTTTAGTCTTCAGTCGTTCTGCGTTTTGTGACTTTTGTCACTTTAGAAAGCtgaaaacgacgtcgttttcattgacagggaaaaaaaaaaaagtgatcggGTCTCATCCGGGTGTGGCCGGGTCGACCtgccgggccggtccgggttttaaaactatagttttgatatattcatattaaaaattattattttttaaaaaaaattattacaaaaaataaacttcaaataCAACcgttataataatatcaaacactacTAGTTTTTACCCTTTTGTATATTATTTATCCTATGTTTTGGTATTAAACATCTAGGGTTATGCAATAATGCACATGTACAAATATAATACAATTAACTCATGGTATGTATTATTAACTATTGGAATCAtgtattttataatcttaaaatGGAATTTCTACTGCCCTCTGAAAAACCCTGCAACAGAGGAAGGAGTTGCATCTGCTGCATAAGAATATTCATGAGATTGAGATTGGATGCTGTATTCCGAGACCATAAATGTTTTCTCTTCATTtatttctcccttttctttccttagATGTCTATCTTTTGGAAATGTTTGTCGCCGGAGTTGTATCGGTCTCGTTGGGTGTTTCATCGGAGGGAAACTGGCTGGTTGATTGAGATGGTAGGACCTGGCAGAGATCAATCATCTATGATTTTAACCTAATTTATATCACCTATACAAGTCCCAGAAAGAGGCCCCATTTTACCTTATTGCATTTCATGCATTGATTATAAGGACGTGGATGATGTTTCCTGTGATGGAAATTTCTGTAAGCACAGAAAGGAACAGTGGTATAAAACTGGTGGATCACATTAACCGAATCTGCTCCTACCATTTAGCCACTTAGCAGACATCTTGGGCTGGCCATTTGTGCCAAGGAAAGAACTCGATTATATATTTCATGCATGTGTATGGATAAAATTCATCATATTCGATGGGGATGGCTAGCTAGTTGCAGCTCCAAAAGGCATGGTTTATACTAGCCGGCCTAATCtcttggaattttttaaaaaataatataaattatatcatgaaattttacctaacagtttaaattattaagttgaaATGATTCTTTAATATGGTATCGGAGCTTTAATGATCAAACGGTCATGAGTTCGAATAtcatcatctctatttatttgataaaaattaagcacaaattAATATAgacttgtgcaagtttcaagctaaaaaaacttttacttgaacgggtatgttaaaaaataatataaatcatgttttgAATCTCgcctaataacttaagttattgggttgaaatgattatttaataaacaaagaaatttgatttgcttgcaagttttttatatattttttgcttcaAACCTTAGTCAGAGAGCTTTTCCTTTGAATATTGTGAGCAATTTTCTAACCACAATAGAACCCGATGGTTCCAGTTTATTAATGAACCATACCGACAATTGTGAATTATTTTCAAAGCTTCGTGAGAGAATCGGAAACTTAAGCAGCACTTGATCAGATAAAATACACCTATGTAGATCAAACCAATGAATAAAGATGCGAGTGGTGCACCTTGTCTACGCAAACTCAGCCAGGAATCCATTGCAAATGACCTGTAATTGTTTGCTTTTTCCCGACTAAATTATATGGATCCTGGGACTGGAGTAGGCCCTGTGTGCTTGAAACCACAAATGAAGGTGAAGCTAGCTTGCAACAAGATCTTACCCACTAAAATCAGTTTGGATTCTTGGCTTTTAAGTGGGAAAGCAATGTGTTCATATAGTTCTTAATGAAATGTTTTTGGAACCACTACGTCTTTGTGGTTTTGTAACAATCCCATAGAATCATCTCAGCTGCCTAAAAAATTGACTCTTCGGGATGTGAGGGTTGGGTGGGCCGGGATCCTATAGCGATCAGATTACACGTGGCATAAACAAATTAATAGGATTATTTGATTGATacgatttttgttttattatctgaGAACGAATATTCATCAACTCACAGTGCCTTGATATGTATTTTCACGCATCACCATGACCGTATGCGCGTGCTAAGTCCATTCATGAAGGATAAGATAGAAGCTTTCTTTTCATTATGAATACAGTTGTATTCCTGACaaggggaaaaaacaaagaatgaagAACAGCAAGAACATAAGCTTCTGAAAATATACAAGTCGACATAGTTTTCATCATTGAATGGGAGATCAAATGAAAGGGTTTTCTCTCTCAAACAGTGATGTCAAATACAATACAAAGGTTAAATCCACTAACCTCAATGGCATTTTGCATCTTTTACTACACATGTGTACGCATATGCACAAGACAGGTCAGTTTAGGAAATGAAGCAACTTAATATTCTCTCAGTGAAATAGGATGTTAAATCTTCAAACACCAGAAAATCTTCAAACACCCGCGTCTGTGCAAGGGGTAATTTGAAACGGTATGCACATGAAACAATTTGTTCCATTAAATATGCCATCCATCCAGGGATAATCTGGAGGCATCCAAATCATCAGTTCATATTTAATGCTCGGTGGCATTAGTTACCGATGCAAACGCAGGAAAAAGGGGCAATCGCAGCATCTAAGAAGTCTGTGCAAGGAGTTATTTGAATGCAGACAGGTCAGCCATGACTCATTTCATGGAATATACATCCATCCCGGCCGGACAACCTGGAGGCATCCCTGTCAGTCCAAGTTTTCTGTGACCATTTGCAGAGCTATCAAATTCCGAGTCAATTACAGACAGCCTTCCAAAATATTCTTCACAAAATACCAAATGACTATCGACTACAGTCATGTGGAATcacaaaaaataccaaattttgGCGAAACCCATTTGTCGCATACCCAGGGATTGCAAGAGAACACGAAATTGTCTTTCTTTGAGAATCAAACAGTTCCCAATGAAATTCTACATGACCAGAAGAGACTGATCAGGAGTTTTGAATAGTTTAATGAAGTAATGCTAGAACATTGACGTTCGCATGAATCAGAGAAGGTATTGAGATGCAAAATAACATcactttaaaaagcattaaaaaggCTGTGGATATATagcattttaataa
Coding sequences within it:
- the LOC118058807 gene encoding subtilisin-like protease SBT1.6, whose protein sequence is MAPFLSSSIPLLLLSFLPLLSLSFSTVDQPYKTYIIRIDSQSKPSIFPTHYNWYTTEFTSTPQILHTYDTVFHGFSAILTPDRAATLSQHPSVLAVIEDQRKQLHTTRSPQFLGLRNQRGLWSDSNYGSDVIIGVLDTGIWPERRSFSDVNLGPVPGRWKGICEVGERFTARNCNKKLIGARFFTKGHEAVGGAMGPISPINDTLEFKSPRDADGHGTHTASTAAGRHAFRASMEGFAAGIAKGVAPKARLAVYKVCWKNAGCFDSDILAAFDAAVKDGVDVISISIGGGNGISAPYYLDPIAIGAYGAASRGVFVSSSAGNDGPNFMSVTNLAPWIVTVGAGTIDRSFPAVVVLGNGKKLSGVSLYAGLPLSGKMYPLVYPGKSGVLAASLCMENSLDPKMVRGKIVVCDRGSSPRVAKGLVVKKAGGVGMILANGVSNGEGLVGDAHLIPACALGSDEGDAVKAYVSSTSNPVATISFKGTVIGIKPAPVVASFSGRGPNGISPEILKPDLIAPGVNILAAWTDAAGPTGLESDPRKTEFNILSGTSMACPHVSGAAALLKSAHPDWSPAAIRSAMMTTANTFNNLNQPMTDEATGKVSSPYDLGAGHLNLDRAMDPGLVYDITNYDYVNFLCGIGYGPRVIQVITRSPVSCPVKKPLPENLNYPSLAALFSSSAKGASSKTFIRTVTNVGQPNAVYRFTIQAPKGVTVTVKPRKLVFTEAVKKRSFIVTITANTRNLSMGDSGAVFGSISWSDGKHVVRSPIVVAQMDPL